acagTGGTCCCTACAAACTGTAAATGGGtaaaataaaactgtaaatgaaaattaaatttattaattaaaatgtcttataattcattaaatagCAAAAGCTTACCGTACATTAGCAAGGAACAGATTAAGCTTCAACAAGAATTACAAACAgaattattgattaaagaagaaaCAATAGAAATATCGGATGAAAGTGATTTGGAGGAAATTCAACCAGTTCAAATTTGgttttcttgtgatttttgttatgaaatatttagaagtgaaaaacttttagttgaacataaacgaattcattcAAAAGGAAAACCTTACATACGAGTTCATTATGGTAAACCTTAcgcatgtgatgtttgtgatcaaaaatttaatagaaaaatgcaATTAATTGAACATAAACTAATTCATGTGAGAGAAAAACCTTTCGAATCTGATagttgtgataaaacatttaccatGATTGGAAACttcattgaacaaaaattgcattcaaGAGAAAAACCTTTCACATGCGATGTTtgtgatcaaaaatttaatagaaaaatgcaATTAATTGAACATAAACTAATTCATGTGAGAGAAAAACCTTTTACATCTGATAGTTGTGATGAAAGATTTACTACAGCTACTCTGgctagaaatttaattaatccaAAATTGCATTCAAGAGAAAAACAATTcacatgtgatgtttgtgatcaaaaatttgttgagaAATATAGTTTAGTTCGCCATAAGAAAagatattcagaaaaaaatcatttttcatataatgtTTATGATAAAACTAGTTTAGTTGAagataaacgaattcatacagatgaaaaaccattttcatgtattttttgtgaaaaaaaatttacctcgAGAATTAATTTACTTGACCATAAACAACGAATTCattctggagaaaaaccttttttatgtGATTATTGCGGAAGATGttataaacataaattcaatttaattcgaCATAAAAGAATTCATTCGGAAGAAAAATCCGTAAAAGAACAAAATACCAACAGTGCGACTAGATTAGAATTTCAACTAACTCAATCTTTGTCTAGTCAAGTAAGCGCAGATAAAAATAATGCCAATGCAAATACACTTGgtgtttgtgataaatcataTAATGAGCAAATTtgttcaattaataataaaaatctacatTATGTTCACGGAGAACATGTTAAACTTCAACAGGAATTAGAaacagaattaattattaaagatgaaatcATAGAAATATTAGATGAAAGTGAAGGAagaacttaatttaattaattaagaaattaagaaatcgtttcaccgttataacatagtaaaaaatataaatactgtttaatgtaaatgctgtaattaagtgtaaaaaaaatatttaaaatatagaataattttgagatgtttaaacgcagtccttttggcgCTCTATGTTGATGACGTAGTATGTAATATGTGATCTGTGAGTtagtgacagttcaatgtactgttcAATATAGGTGTAATTCTCACGTATATAGTAATTATGGTATATgtccatggtaataccatacaaaatataagaaatgaaTACCAtgcagtatgtcaacaagtctgacaagccacataccaTGACGCTACATCagtgttaaaatttgaatttccgttttagaaatttaatttctctcactgaatttgtacttttattaattaattttaagtaattaaaaagatattaattactaaattaatggttttgttcaaatgtccagcccagtttaaatttcatgaatagtccctattaaatgtaatttaagtatttttttcaataatagtaatttttgcTCCACGGAATCCTGTAAATGTTACCTTAAATACAcgttagattaaaaaatataatatatacctatttCATTGACTTGTCTAACAAATtttctctataaaaatattcatagctTTTTCAAATGAcctggaaaattttatattacgaGACAAGTATTACGAGACAAGCttgaaattgatgaatattcaaTGAGGGTGATATTTTTATTCGATTCCTTAATCTcgataaaattcttttaaggagaaaaaaatcaatttaaatttaacaattttcatgttagaaaaattattacgtttatttaaaaaaaaattcaatttttttttttttttttttgaaaattgaacatctaatttttttgtttaataaacattattataattattatgatatataCAGTTTTCCAGAAAAGAAAAACTAGATATTTAcaaagaacttttaaaaaaaataaaagtcagtgctgaataattttatacatccTAATGTAAAGTCGTCATTCcaagcattttttttaacttaacatTCAAAACGACAACTCAACATTATGACGTCCAAAATTCTTTACTGACCcgatagtaataaaatttgtaaatgactttatcactaaaatactaaattagcaaatcaattgttttatattctatattattaGCTAAATTTAGCTTCTAATTAGCATTAATTGATGTGATTTCGATTTGAAACAATCTTTTTAAAGCCCATTATTAGTtcagattctttttttattcaggcctttattcaaaaaaaacctaattaaattttttaaaatggataattcACATTAAAAAGTACACGAAGTATGGACTTCCTAAAAATTAGAGAATGTTTTCGAAATACgagttttagatttaaaaaaaaatgaagatatcaactaaaagaattaattatttgcGCATAAATGTTTGAACacattataatttttgggtGTACTTACTATATTTCGGGTCACATAGATCCATTACTCATTGTCGGATTTTGTACGTTTACGAACTTCAAGCATACGAGATATTTTAGATGTAaatgctgttaaaatttaagCTCGTtacctttttttcatttttgacagACAGGCAAACAGCCGGACAAACAGAAAGAATTAAAACTTAGGAATTTTTAATCTATACCAAAAGTTGTTtctatgatttatattttaagcgttacaaacttaagaGCGAGCATACACGTTACTATCGGAGAGGTTTACCTGTTAGATAAACCGAAGCGTGTATGCCAGCCAATGTGGGCATATCTGTGCAGGCGACCGAGAATATCTGACCGTATGTGTGAGTTTGTCCGGCAAACCTGTACAGTGTGTTACCGCTACGAGTGTGTCCTGCTtaagacaaaaattaatatactacgCATATGCCGggtataacaaataaaatttatcaaatttaagaaattccCGCCAAATGCTTTTCtctctctccaaactgaaccgactTGCTTAAAACATAGCAAAGaacattttccattaaattacctttcaaaaacaaaaatctaaatcggctcatccgtttaggagctacgatgccatagatagacacacacacacacaaatagcgATCAAACTCATAACAAcctccttttttggttcggtgattaaaaataatttttcaaatagtaaatttttctgTTGAAACAATTTTACCTGTAAAACACACCATTTACACGTTTGGCCAAAAACAGCGTTTCTGGGCCAAATGGTGATCGCTCAGTGTGAGCACTAACGATTGTACCTCAAAACGCATCAGTGTGTGAAATACGCTAGGTAAAAATGTAATGCTTGGACATTTTTCATAAGATTCgaacgaaaattaatttttttttctaatagtaaAAGAGTCATACATTTCCCGTAATTATTTGCTGTAACTTCAAATTTCAAAGTATCGGACTACAGACACATAGCTTTGTCGAAGGTCTGGCCGAAGTCTAGTCAGAGAGTCAATtatctttcttttaaaataagaaaaaaacaaatattcatcaattttaaaaccCTCGGTGTTATCGAACTACTTAATAACTTCgcctaaacaaatttttagccatgtaaaaataattccaGAAAATGTATGCTGGTTCTAGGACTATAAACAATTCAAAACAATCTTTAATAATCGTAATTATCAATTACAAAtccacaattttttaaacttatcgtttttaataattaccttGTTTATCCGAACAGTAATAATTAAACTCTACgctattatttataatcttcattattaaaatatttagctcagtcgaaaactatttttattttcatgtataaacattataaaacttttaggCATCCCACAAGTTATCGTGAAATATTCATTACCACTACGAATATATCTATCACCTCGAAATTCGAAATTTTCCGCAATGATTTCATTCAGATAAACAAGATACAAACTCgatttaacaattttacaatGTATTATGATCATTGGAATTTCATTTCTAAAACAAAAGCAAGTTATAAATGTTCCTTGTCGCTGTGAATATCTCACGATATGTCTGTGAAGAGCTTTTAGAAACAaaacaagaaatattaataaaattttcaataaattttctaacaaaattaaatctaatattattttttaaacaaaactaatCAACCTCCATAATCTGATAGGCACACAAAGTGAGACAAAACAATGTGTATGTTTCCATTAATGTGGATGTTTTTTCCGAGACAAACTCCAAGTCGTTATTTTTAAGAAGAGTCAATTTTTTCGcggatttatttgaataaaatacatttttcttcattttaaaattatgaaattaaatattgttaagttttcATGAAACTTTTCTTTGTGTTTTCAATAAGTCttgaataaatacttaaaaattattattatttttataaataaagagattaggttttattgttttatcgaTACATCATAATATCAGAACTttgatataaacataaatatgcaTCACATAATAAGCGTCGTGCTGGTTCTGGTAATTGAGGTGCGCGGGGCGGTAATGATCCAGCATCCTCACCCAACCAACTGGCTAAACCAGGACATGCTACGATTTCAGGAATATTGTACCCATTTTGTTcacctaaaaataaatacaagttcaaaacaatattaaaactaCAAACTTCCAAGGTGAAGGGGCTATGAAACACTATATATGCcacaatgaaaattttcgtgttACAAATTTGAGAAGAGATTCAAGAGAGGATgccaaatgaaaaaaaattcggctcTGGAGTCGAATGAGGACCTCTAGTATTCATGCCAAGTACCTTAGCCAGTTTTGCCATACGAGTTCCAGGCacagaaagtaattttttcaactcatagaattttttgtttgtttttcaattctctttgtCTATCGAGAGACTTTAGCGGTAAATAAATGTGTATACAAgagtttagtaaacaaacacaaataataaataaaaaacttaatgtTAACTTATAAACaacgcttggcatgaatccaagaggtccGGGTTCGACTTCTggtgcgagtgtattttttcaattttctttaattttttcgaaatgtaaaatttctgaaacttcaaaaatttctgctgaatatattttatttatgaaaaaaaatattgttcttcTCAAAAGACGGCTAAGTACTTTTAGAACTTACTGTATAAAAGCGATTTTTAAAActcaattaatataaacaaaaacaaaccttTTCTATCCGCCATTGAATCAAAGAAACACCATGGCGCATCATGGCCCGATCCACACTTAACAAATGCTACATAATGTGACGTTTCAATACACACAACAGCAAACAATTCCATATACAACCGTGGTGGGGAAGGACAATGTTCAGCCATAATACGAAAATCGGCTGGCACACGTAACGGTGTTGGTTTATGCCCACTACGTCCTGTCGAATCACCATGTTTTCGTTCCCGACACGATTGACAATATGCTGTACCTTCTAAACCTTCACCACATGGATCAAAACATTGCAAACACTCATATTCGGCTAGTTTTCCACAGACGGTGCATTGTCGAGGTGAATCTTCAATAATATCTGTGACATCCAGTACTTGTGACGGTATTATACGCGGATACATTTTATAAGATTTGCCAAAACGTGGCATTTGTATTATAAGGCATGATGGTACTTCTTTTAACTTGATATTTGACGCAAGAAAGCTTTGTTCGAAGAGTTGTTGAACAGAGGGTAATGTTAAGCGTTCATTTTTCTCGACGAATAATTGGTAGTAAAATGCTTCTTGTCCTGAGCTAAGCTTCAAAAATGGCTCTGCTCGTAAAATTTGTGCTAATAAACTATTTAGAAATTCTTCGGGATCTTTTTCTTCACTTGTTAAACCtgtttatgaaaacaaaaatacaaataagttcatatatatataattaagcAAGTATATTcgaaaaaacaacataaaaatagaattttgtttTCCCAACAAAAAATCGAGTTTTGTATCTTATTAGTTGTATGCAAAAACTAGAAGGCATAGTGGCTACTGTTTTTTGCGAAATAAAATTCCCTatctttttaagatttttcagttgaataattcaaaaattcccaacaaattattcttttaaattactttgaaaGAAATTGgaacgaaaattttacaaataacgaACAGGGAAAAccgtaatattaaaaatatgactcAATATATTACAATCACATGcaccattttttaaatggtccgtataaaaaaaaaaataaaattttttgatattcccGACATTTTTCTGCCttttacagtaaaattttaattccctGACGTTTCCAGGTTTTCCAGTAATGTAGAAATCATGGAAGGGCGTtctttcttagaattttatcaTCTAAATCATTCTGTTCTTCAAATACGTGTTGCGATTGTTATCACAATAAATGACGTCATCgatataatgttatatatattatatattggtaTTATCATGaagttaatataataacaacGCAGCGACGATAGACctcatagaaaaatatatttccaaaaacatACCTGTAACAGAACTAAGTTGCTCCAACAACGTACGTAATTTCATAACGCGATCCGCCCGCACATATAAATTTTGTCGTAATGGATTCACAATCTCTTCCCGTAACACTTTTTGCACTTCTTCGTATCTTTCAATATCTAAATGCGATTGAGGTCGAAACAAAAGACTATCAAATACCCCCGTGCATGCAAACATTGCAAATAATGTTGCATCCAAATAACATGAATTATGATGTCCTTGAATACCACGAAATTTACCACACATCTCTTCCACTTGTAATTCACTTTGCATGCATAATGGCGGCACGCTCCCTTCAATTACCGGACAATCGATTTGTCCAAACATTGTTGGATCCATAACAACATTCGATTGATCTTTCACCAATGTACCATCATTATTCTGTTTCATTCCTAGATCATTATGAATATGATGGCCAGGATTGTCGTCATCTTGAAACCGTTGATCAACATGACACTGTTGAGCGGGAACAAATAATCCTTTGCCCGGTGTACATTTAAAATATCGTTGTCCATTGTATgtaccatcagttagttcaattGGTAAATGTGATTGTTCTTCTTCGAGTTCTACCCCAACGATACGTGGTGAATATGGACTAATCCAACGGATTACACCATAAATTGGATCACTAACATCAGTGTTCACTTCTACTAATGATCCAATACCCAAACCATAATTGtctagataattattatttgaatatttatcgtCATTTTGTAGTATATTCGAATTGTTGGTGGGACTATGGCTTCGTTCCGGAGTATCATAAATTGGTTGCGTTGAGACATTGTTTGATTCTTGattgttttgatttaattttgctgGTGGAGgatctgaaaaataaaaagtgaacaaataaacataaaattttctaaccaGAAAACGAAGAAGCTCCGACTTGcaataaataagaattattacTTCTAAAGTATACAGGTTTGTACGGAAAATCATGATGATTCAAAACTTCTTCTAACTTTCATTAACCTTGGCAAGGAAAAGGAGCATAGATGCTCACCACATAGGGGTCTGAGCCATACCAATAACCATTACttcgttttgaaaattataattatatatgaatgaGATTTTTTTAATGTCCATAGAGATATCCTTCCCTAGACTTGAACTTGGTCTGcagataaaaaacataatagatCCTTCAGATCACAGATTTGTATTACTCCCACGAAAAGTTATGGTGAATAGGAAAGGAATCTAATGATAAGAAAATACGATAGAACATTTTCTGCGTCAATGTACAGTCTTGTAGAGCCGACGCTCTGACGTTTTGGGACAGGGTTTTCTAAAGTAGATTGGAAGGTTTAACAATGGTTAATGAACTTTTTGCACTATATATTTGAATAGGCCTCAGCTTTCCGAGTGAAGGCATTACTGCTGACCAAACCTACTAAGCTAGCGGCAATGACGTGCAAGCTGATATAATTCCCAAAAATGACAgagacgaaatttttttttcatagtttatttttcgggcagtataattatttacatttctcataataaaaaaatttcaatttcgtacgtcaaatagtttttaaggCAATCGTATGTAGATTTCCCATTTTCATGATACGGGTTCCTAGAAATCAATGCCATTCAATGAACAAATTATCTGAATTGTTTTTCtgtcaataattaaaatcatttgaaaatattttgaacactTGTATGAAATTTCACATAACGTCACATTTCAAACAGGTGATACAAAAAAAGACAACATTAAACTATTCCCGGAACTGAGAAAACTTTTCGAACACATTTCTTTTTTCACACAAACCGGAAGTTATACTTGTAaacaatattctttttttttttttttttaaatagaaaacacTTCCGTACTtactaaaatattctaaaacaaataCTGGTATATGACTTAAATCGACTTCGTAATCACCTAACGccatatttccaaaataaataattatttttttttttaattataaaaaaatatggtacacgattaaaaaaaaaactatttatagcTTTACGGAGGTGCGCCACGACGCTTAACACACATTACACTCATGCTATGTATTCGATGTGAGTGAATACACATGACGACGCCGTGTACTATATTTAGACGCgtacatctatatatatatatatatatatatatatatatatatatatatattttaagtaagtAAAGGCGTCATTTTTaccgtaaaattaaaattaaaaaaagttaatgttgTTCACGAAGAATATTGTATGAtaaatattgaagtgttttgCTGCGGGTAATGCTTTTTATATACACTTTGTGTTGTACAGTGAAACCTCTCTAAGTAAGAATTAAACGAgacaaatacaatttaattataattaacttgTTAGATAGCTTCTTACTAATACCATACGAAAATGATACAGAATCGAATTTACCCGAATCCACTACGAATTTTCCATGTTATTCAACTTTTCACcgcgaaaatttatttatttttaaccccccaaCCGACAAAAGGGtggtataagtttgaccgctttgagtctgtgtctgtttgtctgtggcatcgtagcgcctaaacggatgaaccaatttgattttttttgtttcgtttgaaaagtaatttaatggagagtgtttttagctatgtttcaaatgcgagtttaggattccgtacccgaaaaatttatcggagaatttttaatttttgtaaatttaatttgtttattttcaaattttcaaatcttcCTGACATGCCATGTTGTAAGACCGTTGAAATTAGAGTTcagaaaataagtttataattatGCTAAATATTACGTATACACTcagacatttttataccatgtatatatgaaatatacatagtatattaggtttagtccaaagtttgtaacgcctaaaaatattcatgctacgaaaaaaattttggtataggtgttcatagaatcacctaattagtccatttccggttgtccgtccgtccgtctgtggatacgataactcaaaaacgaaaagagatatcaagatgaaatttttatagcgtactcaggacctaaaaactgaggtcaagttcgtaaatgagcaatatgggtcaattgggtcttgggtccgtaggacccatcttgtaaaccgttagagatagaacaaaagtttaaatgtaaaaatgttctttataaaaaaataaacaacttttgtttgaaacatttttttgtaaacatcactgtttacccacgagggcgcttattaggtgcaaattttatagtatgcattaatatgggaatatcagtgtgtgtgtagctatttaaaagtggatatctttttttattaacgtgacgtcaaaaaacaaacgattgcttcatcaacactgtctatacatggtatttcaacagttaactcagtcaattgtttgttttcacttgttttttgctAGAATAAACCGCGACTCTATTAACTATGCAAAAAATTGAGGCGTTCAAT
This genomic interval from Chrysoperla carnea chromosome 1, inChrCarn1.1, whole genome shotgun sequence contains the following:
- the LOC123293861 gene encoding zinc finger protein 675-like, which codes for MSYNSLNSKSLPYISKEQIKLQQELQTELLIKEETIEISDESDLEEIQPVQIWFSFEHKRIHSKGKPYIRVHYGKPYACDVCDQKFNRKMQLIEHKLIHVREKPFESDSCDKTFTMIGNFIEQKLHSREKPFTCDVCDQKFNRKMQLIEHKLIHVREKPFTSDSCDERFTTATLARNLINPKLCYKHKFNLIRHKRIHSEEKSVKEQNTNSATRLEFQLTQSLSSQVSADKNNANANTLGVCDKSYNEQICSINNKNLHYVHGEHVKLQQELETELIIKDEIIEILDESEGRT
- the LOC123301222 gene encoding ubiquitin carboxyl-terminal hydrolase CYLD, with protein sequence METIGDVVRYGICKQNVIVSLMQKDANLDANTLLVGTLVRIIQEVDHKYIAIQVWDYENRAPIWKNTVWFCPLEYVIPLDSQIWEYIPPIASPLDRVRLVQDIDLCEYFKLLKPGLYINFTYDRQQMKGLIKYIGPVNKGQGFYIGVQLLGEFKKYGNTNGTSGKQTYFKCSDQSGLFITAADIILNDNFIEHKLNKNFDEFDFPNNLLSNEKNTDRHLIDNLVESTKKLKIDSHLRLLNGVKNGKADDAIKLLSDWPQKILSDCPSEQIKSTNTMNRRNSSDTKSNTRTASMDTKTKDVASKSSTGSGGGAAHSSYNSEILYQHPSNTGTNEVDLIEIIQGEWPAEAGDTIAPALNTTATNVAARISEFERNKSINPISHIIHPTKKKVHRRVTTSSVPSIHSTLSSSGQQDLINLKSNQFLSRKRLNTDPPPAKLNQNNQESNNVSTQPIYDTPERSHSPTNNSNILQNDDKYSNNNYLDNYGLGIGSLVEVNTDVSDPIYGVIRWISPYSPRIVGVELEEEQSHLPIELTDGTYNGQRYFKCTPGKGLFVPAQQCHVDQRFQDDDNPGHHIHNDLGMKQNNDGTLVKDQSNVVMDPTMFGQIDCPVIEGSVPPLCMQSELQVEEMCGKFRGIQGHHNSCYLDATLFAMFACTGVFDSLLFRPQSHLDIERYEEVQKVLREEIVNPLRQNLYVRADRVMKLRTLLEQLSSVTGLTSEEKDPEEFLNSLLAQILRAEPFLKLSSGQEAFYYQLFVEKNERLTLPSVQQLFEQSFLASNIKLKEVPSCLIIQMPRFGKSYKMYPRIIPSQVLDVTDIIEDSPRQCTVCGKLAEYECLQCFDPCGEGLEGTAYCQSCRERKHGDSTGRSGHKPTPLRVPADFRIMAEHCPSPPRLYMELFAVVCIETSHYVAFVKCGSGHDAPWCFFDSMADRKGEQNGYNIPEIVACPGLASWLGEDAGSLPPRAPQLPEPARRLLCDAYLCLYQSSDIMMYR